The sequence GCAAATCGACGTCGTTTACGTCTCCGGGTTCCAAATCGTAATTCAGCTCAGTCCTGCCCGCGTCCGAAAGAAACGTGCCGTCAGGTATAAGCCAACGCGCACGCACCACCACCGCATGCCGACCCTGACTATCGCCCACGCATGACCACGGCGCGTCGCTTGTGTTCTTCACCGTAACCCGCAGAGTTTCGCCACTACCAGTTTGCAGGATCTTCGGCGTGTGTCTCAGAGCAATTTGGGCGCGAAATGCTTCGCGAGGCAATGCGGCAACTTTCGGTTCAGCGTTCGAAGGCAGGACTACGTAGACAATGTAGTTCAAACTGCGCGCCAGCAAGCGACAACTGTCACATGTTCTCTCAGTGCTTATCACCACACTGTCCGCCGGTATGAGCTCGCGGCGGTCCGCGCGAACAAACCTGCCCGCATCAACATCGGTCAGGAGGCCGTGCCAAAGCGACTGGATGTAACCGGATTCGCCGGGCGGATCAAACAAGTAAATGCGGTCACGATGCAACGCGAGCGCCGGGGTCAGGACCTTGCGCGCGAACCGCGCGTCCATGAAATACCAGCGCGACGGGGACTCACGATGAAACAGAAATTGAAAGTACAGCCCCTGAAGAACAATGAGCGCAACTGTGGCCACCAGTAATGACGGTTGCAACCTTCCCTTTGCCGCGATGCTGTGCGCGCTGTCTTTCGCATTTGCGCCGGATGATAAGCGTTTGAGTGCCGGCACCATCAACACATGCAGAAACACCGGAAAGGCAACCAGCCGGAGCTGCGGAAACTCATTTACGGTCAGCGCGGCGGGCACGACTGAAACGAACAGCGCATAAACAATGAACCTCCACCACGCGTCGCGACGCAGCGTAGTAATGACGATCGCTAAGCCTGCTACTGCGATCACAAACGTCACCAGCAGCACGCTGCCCATGCCGCTTGTGTGATCTCGTGGATTGTTCTCGCCCAGAACCAGCATCGTCCAGGGGTTGATGTCCTGCAGGTAATGAAGGAAGAACTGCCAAACCTTTGCGAACGCCGATTCGTTGGCGCCGAGATAACTGATTGTTTTGAAGCGCGCAGACAACGCTCCCGGGTGCCTGAACGCAAAGACCATCATCGGCAAAAGAGTTACTGCATATGCCGCGAGGGTGCTCGCGACCGCGCGCCGGTTACCTTTGCCGGCAAATAAGATGAGACCTAACGCCAGCAACGGGCCGAGCAACCTGCCAATCGAATAGCTGTAGGTGAGAAGCGCGAGGGTTACGGCGATAAGAACCACGTCGCCTGCGCGCCAGGCAACTCGAACAGTGGCGCGACTCAACGCCAGCAGAAAGGCCACCACGATCAGTGGATAAGCAGCCGCTTCGAAGACCAAGCGGCTGCTTTCATAAAGCCATGGAGTTAGCGTTGCGGACAATCCGACGATCATTCCGGACATGAATTGGCCCGAGATTTTCCAGGCGAGCACCGCCAGAAGTAACGCCGCCGTCACGCCCAATAGGGCGCAAAGCGCGCGCGCCACAAACATGCTCGGGCCGGTGGCTTTAAAAACCAGAGCGAGCAGATAGATCAGTGTCGGATTTTTGAATTCTCCGAACGCCTGGAAATAGAGCGGCCAGGCCACGCCGGATTCGTCACGTCCGGATTGAGAAATGGTGTAAGCGTTGTAAGCGATCGATGACTCGTCGATGTAAAAGCCGGGTGGATCGGCGGGAACGCGATAGAAATAAATGGCGAGGGCAAACGCGATCAGTCCGGCACAGAAAAGGTAACGCCAAATCGACTTTGCCTCGCGCCAGCGATGAAGTTGAGTCTGCAAGCTTCGGATCAGGCCGCGCTGATGATCTTATCAACTACGTTCGACCAGCCAAGATTCATGGATGAGATTTTTTCCAGCCCTTTTTCGCCCATCAGACGCGCGCGGTTGCGATCGGCGTAAAGCTGATCGATTGCTTCAGCGATTGCTTTGGGGTCGGGTTGCACGATCCCTCCAGTGATTTGATCTTCAACGAATTCCGTCGCGCCGCCGCTGTCGCTCGTCACGATCATGGGCTTGGCTGACAACATGCCCTGCAAAGTTACGTAACCATAATCTTCATCAAAGGGCAGGTAACAAACGCCCAGCGAGTTCGCATACAGTCCGATCAGATCGTCCTCGGAAACAAAGCCGCGAAAAGAAATTCGATCGGCGACGCCATGTTGACGGGCCAGCGCCTGGTAATGCGAGGCGTCGCTTGAGCTGCCGGCAAAAACTGCCTTGACGGGCGCGCCTACATACTTCATGGCTTCGATCAGCAAGGTCTGTCGCTTCTGTGGTTCGAGGCGGCTGGGATAAAAGAGGTAATCGCTTTGCTCGCCCGCGCGCAGGCGATCAGCCAATGGCGGCGGATGATACAGCACCTCGCTTTCGAGGTTGTTGTATTTCTTCAGGCGGTCAGCAACGGTGCGCGAATTGGCGAAAACCTTTTTCGCGTCGGGAATCAGTTTCTCGTCACAGTGTTTGATCCACTCGCGGACGCGGGGGCCTTCGGGAAAGGTCGAAAGATCGTCGAACGCCGTACCCCAAAGGTTATAAGCCGAGCGATGCTGGTGCAAAATCCAAAGAACTTTATTTGGGTGCGCCACGAGGTAGGCCGGAAACTTCATTCCGATCACTAAATCGACGGGCCGTCCGTTCGCGGCCGACAGATCGAGCATGCGCCAGGCCATGGCGCCGCGCATGATTTCCATCGGTGGGTACCACTTGAAGGGCAGGGCTACGACCTCCGTCGCGTGCCCGGCGGCGACCAGCGCGCGCCGCAAGCCTTCGACGTGGTCTTCTGCGCCACCGCGTGTGAAAGGAACCTGGGTCGTGCAGATTAGGACATTTCGAATCATCGAGTGAACTTAGGGCGGGCCAAAACGTGAACGATATTCTGTCGAGCTAATGAACGCCTTGACCATTTCCGATCGAATGTAGTCGCCATTAAACGAGTTTAGCTTGGTCAGCCAGGAGTTGAACCCGGTAAAGTTGTTATCGGGCGGGTCGTCCGGGCTTCTGCGCAGATAGCCGAAGTACTCCATCAGTACAAATAAATTATTGAACTCTTGTTGTTTGAACGACGCCCTCTCAGATATTTCTCTTAGCACCGTCGCGCGTGTTTTCGTACCGCCGTTCAGTCCCGCCACCCACGCATCGCGATCGCTCGGAGGAAAGCCGCCACCCGCGTTCTGAATCAACCGGTCAACGTATTGCGCGTTGGACATCGCCGCATACGTATGCACGAATTCAGGCCGGGCAATAAAGTCGTTGAAATACTCCTGCTTGTTGGCAGCGAGCTGGGTCTCAAAGCTCCCGTTATCAAAAATGAGATTGCGCTGAAGCTGCTGCACGTCGCGCATGAACTGGCCGTACCGGACGGGCACGGGCGCCCCCGGAAGGTTTCCAAAGGCAGCCTTATTCGCCAGATACGAGATCGGGCCAGTGCGCTGAAATTCTATGGCCAGAAAGAACGCGGCTGAGACGTTGATCCGTTTGACTTCTCGGCACTGCTCCGTCAAGCAAGACGTGATTTCATTCGTCCAAAAATCCCAGCCCGAGGAGTCGGGTTCGCGATTTAGGAAATCGAGATAGTGCTCGCGCACAAACAGCCTTGCATCATCGTTCGTGTTGGGCGGTTGCCGCGGCGTGTCAAACTCGTTGTCCATTATCGACAACGTCGCCACCGAGGGCGCAACAATCTCTGCTCCGGTAGAGTTGCTCAGTGCGAGAAACAAAGGAGGTGCTGTGCCGCCGCCGATCTCATGATCGTCGATAATCAGAACGCGAAATGTCTTGCTGGTCTCTCCCGGATTGAAAGTTATTTTGCCCAGCGCAATTTCGTAGTCGCGGCCTTGCTGCGCGCTGTCGTCTACCGTTGCGTAATTCACGGTCGCCGGATCGCCGACGACGCCCGAACGAGTCACCGTAATGTCGACGAACGGATCTGTTTCGGAAGCAGAGTAAGACGCCGCACTAAATTTGATCGTGGTCGGCGGGATCCCGGTTACTGGTTTTAGCGATCCGAAGAGCCCGTGCCGTTGGCCGAAAATTCCTGCGGCGAAATACAGAACGTTGGCGTCACCACCGTTAACACCATTGCCAAACGTGAATCCGTGGAGATTGTCGATTTGCAATGCGGCCCCGGTAGCGTCACTCATGACGCCGATATGCTCACCGGTAGCCGTAAAGGCATTAATGCTGGCGCGGAAGGGTACGTTGATTACATTACCGACCAGCAACAACCCGCTGAACCCGCCGGAACCATCTGGTGCAATTGCGAGTCCCCAGGGGCCAGCCAGTGGCCCGTTGTCGATCGCGAAACTGGTTATGCGATTTCCGTCGAGATCGAATTTACGCACATAGCCGCTGGCCGAAGTTAAATCGGCGTAGGTGACATAAAGCGCGCCGCCAAGATTCTGAATATTGAATGGACGAAAACTGCCCGGGACGGTCAGGTCGGCGAAATTTCCGGGCAGCGATGCCGGGTTGAACGAACTATCGAACACATCGATCTTGCCGTTGGTGAAATCAGCGGCCAGCAGAAACGTACCCGATGCGGTGGTGGTGATTGCCACACCCGTGTAGTTATGACCGGGGACGAAACGCTGCACCGTGGCCATGTCGCCCATACCGGGCTGCCAGGCGTTAATCGCTCCGTTGCGGGTCACAAAAATGAAACGTGCAGGAGCTGCGGGAGTCGTAGGTGTCAACGACGCGAGGAACCCGCTGGTCGTGTTCGCGACCACCGCAGTCGCGGCTACCGGTATTGCAACGACACTCTCTGGCGGAACAATTGAAATTGAACGAAGGTCCGGATTGGGGACTAAGGGACCACCCGAAACGTCACCTACATAAAGACTCGCAGACGAACCCCCGTTGTTCACGACGCAGAACGGCGTATCCGGTCCGACTGAAACGCCCCAGGGGTTCCGAAGCAATCGATCTTCAATCAGGGCCACGCCCGGAAGATTTGCGACCAGGTTTGTTTGACGAAAGATCACTCCAAATGTAAGGGCGGCAGGATTTCGCTTATCAGTTCGGAGTTGTGCGACGGAAGTGAAAGAACTGACGAAAATCGCCGCGATCAAAGCCAGGCTGATTGTCGTGAATCGGAACGGATAAAAATTTACCTTCTTGACCATTGCATCCCCCAAATTCAACCGGCGATCGACGCCGTGGTGGCAACTATGTTGCAGACCGCGACCGACAACTCACGATCATCGCGAGTTTCATCCTGTCCCGGTCGCGGTTGCCATGTCCGGTCTGCGCGCAGCTCGAGCTCGAAGCGGTCAGCAGCACTGTTCGAGAGCTCATCAGGAACAGCCAAAGACATTTCGACCCAACCCTGATGAAATATGGATAGATACCCAATCCTAAAGCCGTTTAGCAGGACTTCGAGAGTCAGCGGTCGAGCGCGAAGCTCAGGCAGATGCGTAGTTAGATCGAATTCAATTAGTGAAACAGCGGGAGCGGAGAAGATCAGCTTAGCGGTCTTGCTCATCCACCGCGCGACCGGCGGCAG is a genomic window of Pyrinomonadaceae bacterium containing:
- a CDS encoding glycosyltransferase family 4 protein, whose product is MIRNVLICTTQVPFTRGGAEDHVEGLRRALVAAGHATEVVALPFKWYPPMEIMRGAMAWRMLDLSAANGRPVDLVIGMKFPAYLVAHPNKVLWILHQHRSAYNLWGTAFDDLSTFPEGPRVREWIKHCDEKLIPDAKKVFANSRTVADRLKKYNNLESEVLYHPPPLADRLRAGEQSDYLFYPSRLEPQKRQTLLIEAMKYVGAPVKAVFAGSSSDASHYQALARQHGVADRISFRGFVSEDDLIGLYANSLGVCYLPFDEDYGYVTLQGMLSAKPMIVTSDSGGATEFVEDQITGGIVQPDPKAIAEAIDQLYADRNRARLMGEKGLEKISSMNLGWSNVVDKIISAA
- a CDS encoding TIGR03118 family protein, with the translated sequence MVKKVNFYPFRFTTISLALIAAIFVSSFTSVAQLRTDKRNPAALTFGVIFRQTNLVANLPGVALIEDRLLRNPWGVSVGPDTPFCVVNNGGSSASLYVGDVSGGPLVPNPDLRSISIVPPESVVAIPVAATAVVANTTSGFLASLTPTTPAAPARFIFVTRNGAINAWQPGMGDMATVQRFVPGHNYTGVAITTTASGTFLLAADFTNGKIDVFDSSFNPASLPGNFADLTVPGSFRPFNIQNLGGALYVTYADLTSASGYVRKFDLDGNRITSFAIDNGPLAGPWGLAIAPDGSGGFSGLLLVGNVINVPFRASINAFTATGEHIGVMSDATGAALQIDNLHGFTFGNGVNGGDANVLYFAAGIFGQRHGLFGSLKPVTGIPPTTIKFSAASYSASETDPFVDITVTRSGVVGDPATVNYATVDDSAQQGRDYEIALGKITFNPGETSKTFRVLIIDDHEIGGGTAPPLFLALSNSTGAEIVAPSVATLSIMDNEFDTPRQPPNTNDDARLFVREHYLDFLNREPDSSGWDFWTNEITSCLTEQCREVKRINVSAAFFLAIEFQRTGPISYLANKAAFGNLPGAPVPVRYGQFMRDVQQLQRNLIFDNGSFETQLAANKQEYFNDFIARPEFVHTYAAMSNAQYVDRLIQNAGGGFPPSDRDAWVAGLNGGTKTRATVLREISERASFKQQEFNNLFVLMEYFGYLRRSPDDPPDNNFTGFNSWLTKLNSFNGDYIRSEMVKAFISSTEYRSRFGPP